The following coding sequences are from one Devosia yakushimensis window:
- the hflC gene encoding protease modulator HflC, which translates to MSNRLIILGVAIVAALYVVFSSLYIVNEREQAIVMRFGQITDIRTEPGLYFKVPTDIVDTVQIIENRLLRYDIANMTVQVSGNAFYQVDAFLTYRISDPRLFRERALGQLSVVEDRIGTRFDSALRQVYGLREFNAALSEQRPQMMREARDLIRPDMAELGIEVVDVRILRTDLDQDVSATTFERMRAERLAEAALLRARGQEQAQSLRAIADRQAVEIVAAATRDAEILRGTGDAERNRLFAAAYGQDQEFFEFFRSMQSYRTALTGTGTTMVLSPDSEFFRYFGSNGELPAANPNLAPPIQPAPAPELPASTGPALDGLGIEDSVTPPTLTLDDGSELAPTVGTEAPPAVEVEPAPVDTTPTETTPPPAETPATP; encoded by the coding sequence ATGAGCAATCGTCTGATTATCCTTGGCGTTGCCATCGTTGCCGCCCTCTATGTCGTGTTCTCCTCGCTCTACATCGTGAACGAGCGCGAACAGGCCATCGTCATGCGTTTCGGCCAGATCACCGATATCCGCACCGAGCCAGGGCTGTATTTCAAGGTTCCGACCGACATCGTCGACACCGTGCAGATCATCGAAAACCGCCTGCTGCGCTACGACATCGCCAATATGACGGTGCAGGTTTCGGGCAATGCATTCTATCAGGTGGATGCGTTCCTCACCTATCGCATCTCCGATCCGCGCCTGTTCCGTGAACGCGCGCTGGGCCAGCTTTCGGTGGTCGAGGATCGTATCGGGACGCGTTTCGACTCCGCACTGCGCCAGGTCTATGGTCTGCGCGAATTCAACGCGGCTCTTTCCGAGCAGCGTCCGCAAATGATGCGGGAAGCCCGTGACCTGATCCGTCCGGATATGGCCGAGCTGGGCATTGAAGTGGTCGATGTGCGTATTCTGCGTACCGATCTTGACCAGGACGTTTCCGCCACGACCTTCGAGCGTATGCGCGCCGAGCGTCTGGCTGAAGCAGCGCTGCTGCGCGCCCGCGGTCAGGAACAGGCGCAGAGCCTGCGTGCTATCGCCGACCGTCAGGCGGTTGAAATCGTGGCGGCGGCGACCCGCGATGCGGAAATCCTCCGCGGTACGGGTGATGCCGAGCGGAACCGGCTGTTTGCCGCGGCCTATGGGCAGGACCAGGAATTCTTCGAGTTCTTCCGCTCGATGCAGTCCTATCGCACGGCCCTGACCGGTACCGGCACGACCATGGTGTTGTCGCCCGATAGCGAGTTCTTCCGCTATTTCGGCTCCAATGGCGAATTGCCGGCGGCCAATCCGAACCTGGCGCCGCCGATCCAGCCGGCTCCGGCACCCGAGCTGCCCGCCAGCACGGGCCCGGCCCTGGATGGGTTGGGCATCGAGGATAGCGTTACCCCGCCGACGCTGACGCTGGACGATGGCTCCGAGCTGGCCCCCACGGTCGGTACGGAAGCGCCGCCGGCCGTCGAGGTCGAACCGGCTCCGGTCGATACGACACCGACCGAGACAACGCCGCCGCCGGCCGAAACGCCCGCGACCCCTTAA
- a CDS encoding GNAT family N-acetyltransferase has translation MNLETERLLLREWRDADRDAFAAIVADPHVMRFYPATRSRAEADAWIDKMIEGRANGTGQFLAVERKSDGAMLGLTGTADINFAIPTAPKLEIGWVLGQDYWGQGYAPEAARAALEHAFTQLNAPEVVAFTARVNLPSQRVMQKLGLVRDPAADFDHPRIPEGHPLRAHVLYRLANPQG, from the coding sequence ATGAATCTGGAAACCGAACGCCTGCTGCTGCGCGAATGGCGCGACGCCGACCGCGACGCCTTCGCCGCAATCGTTGCCGATCCGCATGTCATGCGGTTCTACCCCGCCACCCGCAGCCGCGCGGAAGCCGATGCCTGGATCGATAAAATGATCGAAGGGCGCGCCAATGGCACCGGGCAGTTTCTGGCGGTGGAGCGAAAGTCCGATGGCGCCATGCTTGGCCTCACCGGCACGGCCGATATCAACTTCGCCATTCCCACCGCACCAAAGCTCGAAATCGGCTGGGTGCTGGGCCAGGACTATTGGGGCCAGGGCTATGCTCCCGAAGCCGCCCGCGCTGCGCTCGAGCATGCCTTCACGCAATTGAACGCCCCCGAAGTCGTGGCCTTCACCGCCCGGGTAAACCTGCCCAGCCAGCGGGTCATGCAAAAGCTCGGACTGGTACGCGACCCGGCAGCCGATTTCGATCACCCCCGCATTCCCGAGGGCCACCCGCTCCGCGCCCACGTGCTCTACCGTCTCGCCAACCCGCAAGGCTGA
- a CDS encoding GNAT family N-acetyltransferase has protein sequence MNLQTQRLLIREWRDSDCSAFAAINADPEVRRYYYPSLLTQAESDAVIADCMDHLERHGFAFLALERRGDGALLGGAGLSVTHDVPGGPAIEIGWILGRPFWRQGYASEASHAWFDWAWANGMTEIVGYTSAINTPSRRAMEALGMHRNAADDFADITVPEGNPLRPHVLYRIANPNHA, from the coding sequence GTGAACCTGCAGACCCAGCGCCTGCTTATCCGTGAGTGGCGCGATAGCGACTGCAGCGCCTTTGCCGCGATCAATGCCGATCCCGAGGTGCGGCGCTACTATTATCCATCGCTGCTGACCCAGGCCGAATCCGATGCGGTCATTGCCGATTGCATGGACCATCTCGAGCGTCACGGCTTCGCATTCCTGGCGCTTGAGCGGCGCGGCGACGGCGCATTGCTCGGCGGGGCCGGTTTGTCGGTCACCCATGATGTGCCCGGCGGACCGGCCATCGAAATCGGCTGGATCCTTGGCCGCCCCTTTTGGCGGCAGGGCTATGCCAGCGAAGCCAGCCACGCATGGTTCGACTGGGCCTGGGCCAATGGCATGACCGAGATCGTCGGCTATACTTCCGCGATCAACACCCCATCGCGCCGCGCCATGGAAGCGCTCGGCATGCACCGGAACGCAGCGGACGATTTTGCCGACATCACAGTTCCCGAGGGCAACCCGCTACGCCCGCACGTCCTCTACCGGATCGCCAACCCGAACCACGCCTGA
- the serB gene encoding phosphoserine phosphatase SerB: MPVLCLIANPADSELDPALAAAVVAETGGELNWLNHAIACEIIEPKSTDALALARDVIGTRKVDAALVPTAGRRKQVLVADMDSTMIEQECIDELAAALGIKQQVAEITDRAMRGELDFEQALDTRVALLKGLERRVIEEVRREQITLAPGGRALIQTMKAYGAYTSLVSGGFTFFADYFGKRIGFDEAIANVLLFEGDTLTGAVQKPIVDKSTKRERLIALAAERNLPLGATIAVGDGANDLDMIRVAGFGVALHAKPAVAAEAGIRIDHGDLTALLYLQGYDDEEIVR, from the coding sequence ATGCCGGTCCTCTGCCTCATCGCCAATCCCGCCGATTCCGAACTCGATCCGGCGCTTGCTGCCGCCGTGGTCGCAGAGACGGGCGGCGAACTCAATTGGCTCAATCACGCCATTGCCTGCGAAATCATCGAGCCGAAGTCAACCGATGCGCTTGCCCTGGCCCGTGACGTCATCGGCACGCGCAAGGTCGATGCCGCGCTGGTTCCCACCGCAGGACGGCGCAAGCAGGTCCTCGTTGCCGACATGGATTCCACCATGATCGAGCAGGAATGCATCGACGAATTGGCCGCCGCCCTGGGCATCAAACAGCAGGTCGCTGAGATCACCGACCGGGCCATGCGCGGCGAGCTCGATTTCGAGCAGGCGCTCGATACCCGCGTCGCGCTGCTCAAGGGCCTTGAGCGTCGGGTTATCGAGGAAGTCCGCCGCGAGCAGATCACCCTCGCCCCCGGGGGCCGCGCACTGATCCAGACCATGAAGGCCTATGGCGCCTATACCTCGCTGGTCTCGGGCGGCTTCACCTTTTTCGCCGACTATTTCGGCAAACGCATCGGCTTCGACGAAGCCATTGCCAATGTCCTGCTGTTCGAGGGCGATACGCTCACCGGCGCGGTGCAGAAACCCATCGTCGACAAATCAACCAAGCGCGAGCGGCTGATCGCGCTCGCCGCCGAGCGCAACCTGCCGCTCGGCGCCACCATTGCCGTGGGTGACGGCGCCAATGACCTCGACATGATCCGCGTCGCCGGCTTCGGCGTTGCGTTACACGCCAAGCCTGCCGTGGCCGCCGAGGCCGGCATCCGCATCGACCACGGCGATCTCACCGCGCTGCTCTACCTGCAGGGCTATGACGATGAAGAGATCGTGCGGTGA
- the miaA gene encoding tRNA (adenosine(37)-N6)-dimethylallyltransferase MiaA, with the protein MTGRRRAVLIAGPTASGKSALALALAEAEGGAIVNADAMQVYDTVRVVTARPSVEEEARAEHWLYGSVPASSRFSTGQWLAAAKAVIETSEGPLFFVGGTGLYFDALQNGFADVPEIPAQTTLEVQQEIQELDGAQRLALLQREDPVTASRLKVADPQRLIRALAVKRATGRMLSSFQDEPQAGLLGDFAVERMVLDPDRDVLRGRIAARFAKMFESGAVAEVEALRGLRLDPSLPVMKAIGVPEISAWLDGAMEADEAIRLATIATQQYAKRQRTWFRNRMGDWPRRGLG; encoded by the coding sequence GTGACGGGTCGCAGGCGCGCCGTTCTGATAGCGGGTCCGACTGCCAGCGGCAAGTCGGCGCTGGCGCTTGCCCTGGCGGAGGCCGAGGGCGGGGCCATCGTCAATGCCGATGCCATGCAGGTCTATGACACGGTGCGCGTCGTCACCGCACGGCCGAGCGTGGAGGAGGAGGCCAGGGCCGAACACTGGCTTTATGGCAGTGTGCCGGCTTCATCGCGCTTCTCGACGGGTCAATGGCTGGCAGCGGCCAAAGCCGTCATCGAGACGAGTGAGGGGCCGCTGTTTTTCGTCGGCGGCACGGGGCTTTACTTCGATGCGCTGCAAAACGGATTCGCCGACGTACCGGAGATTCCGGCCCAGACCACGCTTGAAGTTCAACAGGAGATTCAAGAGCTCGACGGGGCGCAGCGTCTGGCGCTGCTGCAGCGCGAAGATCCGGTCACTGCTTCGCGCCTCAAGGTGGCCGATCCGCAGCGGTTGATCCGGGCGCTGGCAGTCAAGCGCGCCACGGGAAGAATGCTTTCCAGTTTTCAGGATGAGCCGCAGGCCGGTTTGCTTGGGGATTTTGCGGTGGAGCGCATGGTGCTCGACCCGGACCGCGACGTGCTGCGGGGCCGGATCGCGGCCCGCTTTGCCAAGATGTTTGAAAGCGGTGCGGTGGCAGAGGTGGAGGCGCTGCGCGGCCTGCGGCTTGACCCCAGCCTGCCGGTGATGAAGGCGATTGGCGTGCCTGAAATCAGTGCCTGGCTCGATGGGGCGATGGAGGCGGATGAAGCGATCCGTCTCGCCACCATTGCCACCCAGCAATATGCCAAGCGCCAGCGCACCTGGTTTCGCAATCGGATGGGGGATTGGCCGCGGCGGGGGCTGGGTTGA
- a CDS encoding MATE family efflux transporter has product MNEQITAAPGAAANSAAAESGWRNELKATFTLAWPLVVAQLAQTALTTTDVIMLGWLGPSYLAAGTLANTFLMPFLVGGMGIVGAVAPLVAQARGARDIKAVRRIVRQGCWAAIILALCVVPIILQIRPIFGLLRQDPAATIMAEQFIQVGAWMLFPALILVAFRSLLSAYAKTRIILLVTVGGVLFNAAANYALIFGNFGFPRLELRGAALATVLTNVLMLTALATYVLRHPQFRRFHVLNRFWKPDWPRFRQIFRIGTPIGLTVVSEVGLFTAAALLMGQLGTDEVAAHAIALQCASMAFMVPLGLGTAATVRVGLAYGQNDPQGIHRAGWTAFVLGTGFMALSCIAFLTLAPFIVRLFLDPTHAENANALLLAASFLTIAGIFQLVDGAQVVAAHALRGMSDTKVPMLLAIVGYWIVGLPTAYALGFMLGWRGVGIWTGLAAGLAFVAVVLVTRFALRERLGLLPRALA; this is encoded by the coding sequence ATGAACGAGCAGATCACGGCTGCGCCCGGTGCCGCCGCCAATTCCGCTGCTGCCGAATCGGGCTGGCGCAATGAACTCAAGGCCACTTTCACCCTGGCCTGGCCGCTGGTCGTCGCACAGCTGGCCCAGACCGCCCTCACCACAACCGACGTCATCATGCTGGGCTGGCTGGGGCCGAGCTATCTTGCCGCCGGCACGCTGGCCAATACTTTCCTCATGCCGTTCCTCGTCGGCGGCATGGGCATTGTCGGCGCGGTGGCACCCTTGGTTGCCCAGGCACGCGGTGCCCGGGACATCAAGGCAGTGCGGCGCATCGTGCGGCAAGGTTGCTGGGCGGCCATTATCCTGGCGCTCTGCGTCGTGCCCATCATCCTGCAGATCCGGCCGATCTTCGGCCTGTTGCGGCAGGACCCCGCCGCCACCATCATGGCCGAGCAATTCATCCAGGTTGGCGCCTGGATGCTGTTCCCGGCATTGATCCTGGTCGCGTTCCGCTCGCTGCTCTCGGCCTATGCGAAAACCCGCATCATTCTGCTCGTCACCGTGGGTGGTGTGCTCTTCAACGCCGCCGCCAATTATGCACTGATCTTCGGCAATTTCGGTTTCCCCCGGCTCGAGCTGCGTGGCGCGGCCCTGGCGACCGTACTGACCAATGTGCTGATGCTGACAGCCCTTGCCACTTATGTCCTGCGGCACCCCCAGTTCAGGCGTTTCCATGTGCTGAACCGCTTCTGGAAGCCCGATTGGCCGCGTTTCCGGCAGATATTCCGCATTGGCACGCCGATCGGGCTTACCGTGGTGTCCGAAGTGGGCCTGTTCACCGCCGCCGCCTTGCTGATGGGTCAATTGGGTACCGACGAAGTCGCCGCCCACGCTATCGCGTTGCAATGCGCCAGCATGGCCTTCATGGTGCCGCTGGGGCTGGGCACGGCCGCCACGGTACGGGTTGGGTTGGCCTATGGTCAAAACGATCCGCAAGGCATCCACCGCGCCGGCTGGACAGCCTTTGTGCTGGGCACCGGCTTCATGGCGTTGTCCTGCATCGCCTTCCTGACGCTAGCGCCATTCATCGTGCGGCTATTCCTCGACCCGACCCATGCGGAGAATGCCAATGCATTGCTGCTGGCGGCCAGCTTCCTCACCATCGCCGGCATCTTCCAATTGGTCGACGGCGCGCAAGTCGTCGCCGCTCACGCCTTGCGCGGCATGAGCGACACCAAAGTCCCCATGCTGCTGGCCATTGTCGGCTACTGGATCGTCGGCCTGCCGACCGCCTATGCCCTGGGCTTCATGTTGGGCTGGCGCGGCGTGGGCATCTGGACGGGCCTCGCGGCAGGCCTGGCCTTTGTGGCGGTGGTGCTGGTCACCCGCTTCGCCCTGCGCGAACGCCTGGGGCTGCTGCCGCGGGCGCTAGCTTAA
- a CDS encoding DUF423 domain-containing protein, with the protein MKPGADLSRRILLLAAGLAGAAGVASAAAASHAGESRNLSAIAAICLAHGPALLALCASGFDNRLFRAAAWLLAAGTLVFSCDLGIREWLGHGAFPGAAPLGGVGMIGGWGLVAIGAFFFR; encoded by the coding sequence ATGAAGCCTGGTGCCGATTTGTCCCGCCGTATCCTGCTGCTGGCCGCCGGGCTCGCCGGAGCCGCCGGCGTTGCCTCGGCGGCGGCAGCATCCCACGCCGGGGAAAGTCGCAATCTTTCGGCGATTGCCGCCATCTGCCTGGCGCATGGACCGGCCTTGCTGGCGCTCTGCGCCAGCGGGTTCGACAATCGCCTGTTTCGGGCTGCTGCCTGGCTGCTGGCTGCGGGAACGCTGGTGTTCAGCTGTGATCTCGGCATTCGGGAATGGCTTGGCCATGGCGCATTTCCCGGCGCGGCGCCGCTGGGCGGGGTCGGCATGATCGGGGGCTGGGGCCTGGTCGCAATTGGCGCATTCTTTTTTCGTTAA
- a CDS encoding glycine zipper domain-containing protein: MHKFLIIAAAALSLAACTPTQQGAAVGAGAGAIVGAATTGSVLGTVVGAGVGGVVGAAAGNMIGRVEGSGNRCVYERPNGTRYVDTCPRG, translated from the coding sequence ATGCATAAGTTTCTGATCATCGCCGCCGCCGCTCTGTCCCTGGCAGCGTGCACGCCTACCCAGCAGGGTGCTGCGGTAGGTGCGGGCGCAGGCGCCATTGTCGGTGCTGCCACCACGGGTAGCGTTCTGGGCACTGTCGTTGGTGCCGGTGTTGGCGGCGTGGTCGGCGCTGCAGCAGGCAATATGATTGGCCGTGTCGAAGGCAGCGGCAACCGCTGCGTCTACGAACGTCCCAATGGTACGCGCTACGTCGATACCTGCCCGCGCGGCTAA
- a CDS encoding cold-shock protein: MAAITGTVKFFNTTKGYGFISPENGEKDVFVHISAVQRSGLQGLYEGDKVTFELETGRDGKVSAANLTLLS, encoded by the coding sequence ATGGCTGCCATCACCGGTACCGTAAAATTCTTCAACACTACCAAGGGATACGGCTTCATCTCGCCCGAGAATGGCGAGAAGGACGTGTTCGTGCATATTTCTGCTGTGCAGCGTTCGGGCCTGCAGGGGCTCTATGAGGGCGACAAGGTGACCTTCGAGCTTGAAACCGGCCGCGACGGCAAGGTTTCGGCAGCGAACCTGACCTTGCTGAGCTAA
- a CDS encoding NUDIX hydrolase — protein MLREFLNLWNPKVETAAGSRQSGAIPYVLREGRVVFLLVTSRRTGRWIFPKGSIPSGMTAWDSAAKEALEEAGVTGVVESEPLGSYRISDKGQLVDIDLYPLRVESQLDIWDEMDQRSRHWVLLAEARRLLADRALTRIADRLHRRLTAEGAKQ, from the coding sequence ATGCTGCGAGAATTCCTCAATCTCTGGAACCCCAAGGTAGAGACGGCTGCCGGTTCGCGGCAGTCGGGCGCCATTCCCTATGTGCTGCGCGAGGGCCGCGTGGTGTTTCTGCTGGTGACGTCGCGGCGCACGGGTCGCTGGATCTTTCCGAAGGGCTCGATTCCGAGCGGCATGACCGCATGGGACAGTGCGGCCAAGGAAGCGCTGGAAGAAGCCGGCGTGACCGGTGTGGTGGAAAGCGAACCGCTGGGCAGCTACCGGATCAGTGACAAGGGGCAGCTGGTCGATATCGATCTTTATCCGCTGCGCGTGGAAAGTCAGCTCGACATATGGGACGAAATGGATCAGCGCAGCCGCCATTGGGTGCTGTTGGCCGAGGCCAGGCGCCTATTGGCCGATCGGGCGCTGACCCGGATCGCCGACCGGCTGCATCGCCGGCTGACGGCGGAGGGCGCTAAGCAATGA
- a CDS encoding inorganic phosphate transporter, whose product MNRAILIAIAALFVGAAALWSFWSLPDGSLRYLAIIGAAAAAYMALNVGANDVANNVGPAVGARAITMGSALTLAAVFEICGVIFAGNDVIATVSRDLLVWDTGFSDYTLMLAMIAALLAAALWINISTLFGAPVSTTHAIVGGIVGAFVAAAGPAAIAWPVVGTIAITWTISPLLGGILAAAIHAGIRRLITRRIDKVGAARLWVPLLVAAMAGLFAAYLATKLHPYGWRPEPPTTLGLGLVAAAIGWLVAMPWVRINSLTMENRKKQIGRLFRPPLIVAAALLSFAHGANDVANAIGPFTAILSAIGASANPVTGDAAPLWTLAIGALGIAFGLSLFGPRVIHTIGEQITKLNEIRAFCVALSAAGTVLLASAFGLPVSSTHVAVGAVFGVGFLREYLAMRNMQGAAPLHARFIDAASLNATPEEAIARERRHDRRYLVRRLKVARIAAAWVVTLPASTAMGAAFYWLASTIIA is encoded by the coding sequence GTGAACCGGGCCATCCTGATCGCCATCGCCGCGCTCTTTGTCGGGGCGGCGGCGCTGTGGTCCTTCTGGTCCCTGCCAGATGGGTCATTGCGCTATCTGGCAATCATCGGCGCGGCCGCCGCCGCCTATATGGCGCTCAATGTCGGCGCCAATGACGTCGCCAACAATGTCGGCCCCGCAGTCGGCGCCAGGGCGATCACCATGGGCAGCGCCCTCACCCTGGCCGCAGTATTTGAAATCTGCGGCGTCATCTTTGCCGGCAATGACGTCATCGCCACCGTTTCGCGCGACCTGCTGGTCTGGGACACCGGCTTTTCCGATTACACCCTGATGCTGGCCATGATCGCGGCCCTGCTGGCCGCCGCGCTCTGGATCAATATCTCGACTCTGTTCGGCGCGCCCGTTTCCACCACCCACGCCATTGTCGGCGGCATTGTCGGCGCCTTTGTCGCCGCAGCCGGCCCGGCAGCCATCGCCTGGCCCGTGGTCGGCACCATAGCCATCACCTGGACCATTTCCCCGCTGCTCGGCGGCATTCTCGCCGCGGCCATCCATGCCGGCATCCGCAGGCTGATCACCCGCCGCATCGACAAGGTCGGCGCGGCCCGGCTCTGGGTCCCCCTGCTGGTCGCCGCCATGGCGGGCCTTTTCGCCGCCTATCTCGCCACCAAACTCCATCCTTATGGCTGGCGGCCGGAGCCGCCGACCACATTGGGCCTGGGCCTCGTTGCCGCGGCAATAGGCTGGCTCGTCGCCATGCCCTGGGTCCGCATCAATTCGCTGACCATGGAAAACCGCAAGAAGCAGATCGGCCGCCTTTTCCGGCCGCCGCTGATCGTCGCCGCGGCGCTGCTCTCTTTCGCCCATGGCGCCAATGACGTCGCCAATGCCATCGGCCCCTTCACCGCGATTCTCTCGGCAATCGGGGCAAGCGCGAACCCGGTTACCGGTGATGCCGCCCCCCTCTGGACCCTGGCCATCGGCGCCCTCGGCATTGCCTTCGGCCTCTCCCTGTTCGGCCCGCGCGTCATTCACACCATTGGCGAGCAGATCACCAAGCTCAACGAAATCCGCGCCTTCTGCGTCGCCCTTTCGGCCGCCGGCACCGTGCTGCTGGCATCGGCCTTCGGCCTGCCGGTATCGTCCACCCATGTCGCGGTGGGCGCCGTGTTCGGCGTGGGCTTCCTGCGCGAATATCTGGCCATGCGGAACATGCAGGGCGCCGCCCCGCTCCATGCCCGCTTCATCGATGCGGCATCGCTCAACGCCACGCCCGAAGAGGCCATTGCCCGCGAGCGGCGGCATGACCGGCGCTATCTGGTGCGCCGCCTCAAGGTTGCCCGCATTGCCGCTGCCTGGGTGGTCACCCTCCCCGCTTCGACGGCCATGGGCGCAGCTTTTTATTGGCTGGCCAGCACGATCATTGCTTAG
- a CDS encoding SRPBCC family protein — protein MTDRSIAHGTFVIERKYPADPTRVFRAWADPDIKKRWFAAGNDTKVFEFREGGREYAEGDGPNGGSYTFDVTYQDIVENNRIVYTYQMSLGGKRISVSVAAVELFPDGKGTRLTVTEHGCFFDGLDTADQRKQGTEWLMGELGNELERQLAN, from the coding sequence ATGACCGACCGTTCCATCGCCCACGGCACTTTCGTTATCGAGCGCAAATATCCTGCCGATCCCACACGCGTCTTCCGCGCCTGGGCCGATCCCGATATCAAGAAGCGCTGGTTCGCCGCCGGCAATGACACCAAGGTTTTTGAATTCCGCGAAGGCGGCCGCGAATACGCCGAGGGCGACGGCCCCAATGGCGGCAGCTACACGTTCGACGTGACCTATCAGGACATCGTGGAGAACAATCGCATCGTCTACACGTACCAGATGAGCCTGGGCGGCAAGCGCATTTCGGTTTCCGTCGCCGCGGTCGAACTCTTCCCCGACGGCAAGGGCACCCGCCTCACCGTCACCGAACACGGCTGCTTCTTCGATGGCCTCGACACGGCCGACCAGCGCAAGCAGGGCACCGAATGGCTGATGGGCGAATTGGGCAACGAACTGGAACGCCAGTTGGCCAATTGA
- a CDS encoding acetolactate synthase 3 large subunit — protein MAEQMTGAEMVIQALTDQGVEHIFGYPGGAALPIYDAMFQQDKVQHILVRHEQGATHMAEGYARSTGKPGVVLVTSGPGATNAVTGLTDALMDSIPLICITAQVPTTLIGSDAFQECDTVGITRSCTKYNYLVKRVEDLPRIMHEAFLIATTGRPGPVVIDIPKDVQFALGDYYMPDLDTLRHQSYRPQMDGDSAAIEAAVDLMLKAERPIFYTGGGVINAGPEASKHLRELAELTGFPVTSTLMGLGAFPASNPQWMGMLGMHGTYEANWAMHDCDVMINIGARFDDRITGRIDAFSPNSRKIHVDIDPSSINKVVRVDIPIIGDCERVLAEMVRIWRSRTNQPRTEAIAPWWKQIEKWRAVNSLGYKNSDTTIKPQYAIERLYEATRKQGKEVYITTEVGQHQMWAAQHFHFDQPNHWMTSGGLGTMGYGLPAAVGVQVAHPDALVIDIAGEASVQMTMQELSTAVQYRLPIKIFILNNERMGMVRQWQDLLHGSRYAHSYSESLPDFVKLAEAYGGKGIRCENPAELDAAIAEMLDYDGPVLFDVIVEKDENCLPMIPSGKPHNEIILPDTANIGDIIDEKGRQLV, from the coding sequence ATGGCCGAACAGATGACCGGCGCAGAAATGGTGATACAGGCGCTGACCGATCAGGGCGTCGAGCATATTTTCGGCTATCCCGGCGGCGCGGCGCTGCCGATCTATGACGCCATGTTCCAGCAGGACAAGGTTCAGCACATTCTGGTGCGTCACGAGCAGGGCGCGACCCATATGGCCGAAGGCTATGCCCGCTCCACCGGCAAGCCCGGCGTGGTGCTGGTGACCTCGGGCCCCGGCGCGACCAATGCGGTGACCGGCCTCACAGACGCGCTGATGGATTCCATCCCCTTGATCTGCATCACCGCCCAGGTCCCCACCACTCTCATCGGTAGCGACGCCTTCCAGGAATGCGACACGGTCGGCATTACCCGCTCCTGCACCAAATACAATTACCTGGTGAAGCGCGTGGAAGACCTGCCGCGCATCATGCATGAGGCCTTCCTCATTGCCACGACCGGCCGCCCCGGCCCAGTGGTGATCGACATTCCCAAGGATGTGCAGTTTGCGCTGGGCGATTACTACATGCCCGATCTCGATACCCTGCGCCACCAGAGCTACCGCCCGCAGATGGATGGCGACAGCGCCGCCATCGAGGCGGCGGTCGATCTGATGCTCAAGGCCGAACGGCCGATTTTTTATACCGGCGGCGGCGTGATCAATGCCGGCCCCGAAGCTTCCAAGCATCTGCGCGAACTGGCCGAGCTGACCGGCTTCCCCGTGACCTCGACCCTGATGGGTCTGGGCGCTTTCCCCGCGTCAAACCCGCAATGGATGGGCATGCTGGGCATGCACGGTACTTACGAAGCAAACTGGGCGATGCATGACTGCGACGTCATGATCAATATCGGTGCGCGCTTTGACGACCGCATTACCGGCCGCATCGACGCCTTCTCGCCCAATAGCCGCAAGATCCATGTCGATATCGATCCCAGCTCGATCAACAAGGTCGTGCGCGTCGATATCCCGATCATCGGCGATTGCGAACGCGTGTTGGCCGAAATGGTCCGCATCTGGCGCTCCAGGACCAATCAGCCGCGCACCGAGGCTATCGCGCCCTGGTGGAAGCAGATCGAGAAATGGCGCGCGGTCAATTCGCTCGGCTACAAGAATTCGGACACGACCATCAAGCCGCAATATGCCATTGAGCGGCTCTATGAGGCGACAAGGAAGCAGGGCAAGGAGGTTTATATCACCACCGAAGTCGGCCAGCACCAGATGTGGGCCGCCCAGCATTTCCATTTCGACCAGCCCAATCACTGGATGACCTCGGGCGGCCTGGGCACAATGGGCTATGGCCTGCCGGCCGCCGTTGGCGTGCAGGTGGCCCATCCCGATGCCTTGGTGATCGACATTGCCGGCGAGGCCAGCGTGCAGATGACCATGCAGGAGCTGTCGACGGCAGTGCAATATCGCCTGCCGATCAAGATTTTTATCCTCAACAATGAGCGCATGGGCATGGTCCGGCAGTGGCAGGACCTGCTGCATGGGTCGCGCTACGCGCATTCCTATTCGGAATCGCTGCCCGATTTCGTCAAGCTGGCCGAGGCCTATGGCGGCAAGGGCATTCGCTGCGAAAACCCGGCCGAACTCGACGCAGCCATTGCCGAAATGCTCGACTATGACGGCCCGGTGCTGTTCGACGTGATCGTGGAAAAGGACGAGAACTGCCTGCCCATGATCCCCTCGGGCAAGCCGCATAACGAGATCATTCTGCCCGATACCGCCAATATCGGGGACATCATCGACGAGAAGGGACGGCAATTGGTGTGA